In one window of Effusibacillus lacus DNA:
- a CDS encoding calcium-transporting P-type ATPase, PMR1-type: protein MQKTNWHTLGVPESFQLLETTANGLTWKEAEQRRLRYGENRLSEGEQVSLLSLFLNQFRDFMVLVLMAATLISGLLGEYTDAITIIAIIFVNGILGFLQEVRAERSLASLKQLAAPTAHTVRDGKKATIPASDLVPGDIVYLESGDRVPADLRLLKCQSLEIEESSLTGESLPVAKTSEVVDDPHAGLGDRRNMAYMGTMVTRGKGIGVVVATGMDTEMGLIADLIQTAEDTETPLQRRLEQLGKILVYVALAITVVVVVTGILHGHGIYEMFLAGVSLAVAAIPEGLPAIVTIALALGVQRMIKRRAIVRKLPSVETLGCATVICSDKTGTLTQNMMTVQQVWVNGQYYDITGNGFEPEGEFQLSGKKVDPGKRADLKRLLEIAVLCNNAELVNETGDPRQEARWTVYGDPTEGALLVLAAKAGCTPEQMARIEERLDELPFDSNRKMMSVLTRNQAGQMQLLTKGAPDVLLDRCSHMLIDGKAVPMSASLRKAVMQANESMAAGALRNLGIAYRPITDPKQISVADPEKGLVFLGLLGMIDPPRPEVYSAIAKCKRAGIKTVMITGDHQVTAEAIARQIGILPTGGQVINGKQLEAMSDRELTERVEDIYVYARVSPEHKLRIVKALQKNGHVVAMTGDGVNDAPAIKTADIGISMGRSGTDVAKEASALVLADDNFATIVAAIEEGRGIYDNIRKFVRYLLASNVGEILVMFLAMLAGLPLPLLPIQILWVNLVTDGLPAIALGVDPAERNIMQKRPRNVKESIFARGVGWKIVTRGVLIGVCTLAVFWLAYSEDPSHLIKAQTMAFATLVMAQLIQVFDCRSVEGGIFSRNIFENPWLILSVIVSALLLVGVIYIEAMQPVFKTVPLNIWDWVIVMVASGIPTFSLAARRTANRMVKRSRVAYNR, encoded by the coding sequence GTGCAAAAGACCAACTGGCATACGCTGGGCGTTCCGGAAAGTTTCCAGCTGTTGGAGACGACTGCGAACGGCCTTACATGGAAAGAAGCGGAACAGCGACGGCTGCGGTACGGAGAAAACCGTTTGTCCGAAGGGGAACAAGTCTCCCTCCTGTCTCTGTTTCTCAACCAATTCAGGGACTTTATGGTTCTTGTCCTGATGGCCGCAACTCTGATATCAGGGCTGCTTGGCGAATATACGGATGCCATTACAATTATTGCCATTATCTTTGTGAATGGGATTCTGGGATTCCTGCAGGAAGTCCGTGCGGAGAGATCCCTGGCTTCACTGAAACAACTGGCTGCCCCGACCGCCCACACGGTGCGTGACGGGAAGAAAGCGACAATTCCCGCTTCCGACCTTGTGCCTGGCGACATCGTTTATTTGGAGAGTGGAGACCGGGTCCCGGCAGACCTGAGATTGCTCAAGTGCCAGTCACTTGAGATTGAAGAATCCTCTCTCACCGGGGAGTCACTGCCGGTTGCCAAGACCAGCGAAGTAGTGGATGATCCGCATGCGGGTCTTGGGGATCGCCGCAATATGGCCTACATGGGAACGATGGTGACCCGTGGCAAGGGGATCGGGGTTGTGGTGGCAACCGGAATGGATACGGAGATGGGCTTGATTGCCGATCTGATCCAAACGGCCGAAGACACGGAGACCCCGCTGCAGCGGCGATTGGAACAGTTGGGCAAAATTCTTGTCTATGTGGCCCTTGCCATCACGGTTGTGGTGGTTGTTACCGGGATTCTGCACGGTCATGGCATTTATGAGATGTTCCTGGCCGGGGTATCCCTGGCGGTGGCCGCCATACCGGAGGGGCTGCCTGCCATTGTGACCATTGCGCTGGCCCTGGGCGTGCAGCGAATGATCAAACGCCGCGCGATTGTGCGAAAACTTCCCTCAGTCGAGACACTGGGGTGCGCCACCGTGATCTGCTCCGACAAAACCGGGACACTGACCCAGAACATGATGACTGTGCAGCAGGTGTGGGTGAACGGGCAATATTACGATATTACGGGCAACGGATTTGAACCGGAAGGGGAATTCCAACTCTCCGGCAAAAAAGTCGACCCCGGCAAACGTGCAGACCTGAAGCGTTTGCTTGAAATTGCGGTGTTATGCAATAATGCCGAACTGGTGAATGAAACCGGGGATCCCAGGCAGGAGGCGCGTTGGACCGTTTATGGGGATCCCACCGAAGGAGCCTTGTTGGTGCTGGCGGCGAAAGCAGGCTGCACACCCGAACAGATGGCCCGGATCGAAGAACGTCTGGATGAACTTCCCTTTGATTCCAATCGAAAAATGATGTCGGTTCTGACACGAAACCAGGCTGGCCAGATGCAGCTCCTGACAAAGGGAGCGCCGGATGTCCTGCTTGACCGGTGCAGCCACATGCTGATTGACGGAAAGGCCGTTCCAATGAGCGCTTCCTTGCGGAAAGCCGTCATGCAGGCAAATGAGTCCATGGCGGCTGGCGCTCTGCGAAACCTTGGAATTGCCTATCGGCCCATTACGGACCCGAAACAGATAAGTGTGGCAGACCCTGAAAAAGGCCTGGTGTTCCTTGGACTGCTGGGCATGATCGATCCACCGCGCCCCGAAGTGTATTCGGCCATTGCCAAATGCAAACGGGCAGGAATCAAGACAGTCATGATCACCGGCGACCATCAGGTGACAGCCGAGGCCATTGCACGCCAGATCGGTATTCTTCCCACTGGGGGTCAGGTGATCAACGGAAAGCAGTTGGAAGCCATGTCGGACCGGGAACTGACAGAACGGGTGGAAGACATCTATGTGTATGCCCGTGTGTCTCCGGAGCATAAGCTCCGGATTGTCAAAGCTCTCCAAAAAAACGGCCATGTGGTGGCAATGACCGGCGACGGTGTAAACGACGCCCCGGCGATCAAAACGGCCGATATCGGAATCTCCATGGGACGCAGCGGCACGGACGTGGCGAAAGAAGCGTCCGCACTGGTTCTGGCGGATGACAATTTTGCCACCATTGTGGCAGCCATCGAGGAAGGACGCGGCATCTATGATAACATCCGCAAGTTTGTCCGCTATCTTCTGGCATCCAACGTGGGGGAAATTCTCGTCATGTTCCTGGCCATGCTGGCAGGTCTTCCGTTACCGTTGCTGCCCATCCAGATTTTGTGGGTCAATCTGGTGACAGACGGTCTCCCGGCCATTGCTCTCGGGGTGGATCCGGCAGAGAGGAATATCATGCAGAAGCGCCCACGCAATGTGAAGGAAAGCATCTTTGCACGGGGCGTCGGTTGGAAAATCGTAACGCGCGGTGTGTTGATCGGGGTTTGCACTTTGGCTGTCTTCTGGCTGGCCTACTCGGAAGACCCGAGCCATCTGATTAAAGCTCAGACTATGGCCTTCGCAACATTGGTCATGGCGCAGTTAATTCAGGTGTTTGACTGCCGGAGCGTGGAAGGCGGGATCTTCTCCCGCAATATCTTCGAGAATCCCTGGTTGATCCTTTCGGTCATTGTGTCCGCGCTGCTCCTGGTCGGGGTGATTTACATCGAGGCCATGCAGCCGGTCTTCAAGACCGTTCCGCTCAACATTTGGGACTGGGTGATTGTTATGGTGGCGTCAGGAATCCCGACCTTCTCGCTGGCTGCGCGACGCACGGCCAACCGCATGGTGAAGCGTTCCCGTGTTGCTTACAACAGGTAA
- the rpoZ gene encoding DNA-directed RNA polymerase subunit omega — protein sequence MLYPSIDALMEKADSKYFLVVAAAKRARQLQEGAERRVHVHTNKHVTVALNEIFQDKVRYVRTKEGIK from the coding sequence ATGCTGTATCCTTCGATTGATGCTTTGATGGAAAAGGCGGACAGCAAATATTTTCTGGTGGTGGCGGCTGCAAAGCGGGCCCGTCAATTGCAGGAAGGCGCCGAACGCCGGGTACATGTCCATACCAACAAGCATGTGACGGTTGCTTTGAATGAGATTTTTCAAGACAAGGTCAGATACGTCCGAACCAAAGAAGGGATCAAATAA
- the gmk gene encoding guanylate kinase, translating into MVQKGLLVVLSGPSGAGKGTVCKALAPVMPDMGYSISCTTRQPREGEVEGVNYFFKTREEFKRMMEQDELLEWAEVYGNYYGTPLHYVEEQIAMGKNVLLEIEMQGAMQVKKKYPNGVFIFLIPPSLEELKKRILGRGTETEESFNLRFGAAAGEMKYINEYDYVVVNDEVEKAVDRIRSIITAELCSVKRNREYYNKLIQEGQKNAVSFD; encoded by the coding sequence ATGGTTCAGAAAGGGCTGCTGGTCGTTTTGTCCGGTCCATCCGGTGCAGGCAAAGGGACTGTGTGCAAAGCGTTGGCTCCGGTTATGCCGGACATGGGGTATTCTATTTCGTGCACTACGCGACAGCCGCGCGAAGGAGAAGTGGAAGGGGTCAACTACTTCTTCAAAACCAGAGAAGAATTCAAACGGATGATGGAACAGGACGAACTGTTGGAGTGGGCGGAGGTATACGGAAACTATTACGGCACACCGCTTCACTATGTGGAAGAACAAATTGCAATGGGCAAGAACGTTCTGCTTGAGATCGAAATGCAGGGCGCCATGCAGGTCAAGAAGAAATATCCGAACGGAGTGTTCATCTTCCTGATCCCTCCGTCGCTTGAAGAATTGAAGAAGCGAATCCTCGGAAGGGGCACCGAAACGGAAGAATCGTTCAATCTCCGGTTTGGAGCAGCCGCCGGGGAGATGAAATATATCAACGAATACGATTATGTCGTCGTGAATGATGAAGTGGAAAAAGCGGTTGACCGGATAAGGTCCATCATCACGGCCGAACTGTGTTCCGTCAAGAGGAACCGGGAATATTACAACAAGTTGATTCAGGAGGGACAAAAGAATGCTGTATCCTTCGATTGA
- a CDS encoding Rqc2 family fibronectin-binding protein, with the protein MALDGIVLRALTHELNQTIVGGRVDKIYQPLPRDLLLIVRNQGRNYRLLISANPAFPRIYLTERYKGQNPAEPPMFCMLLRKHFEGGRITGIQQVDNERILRIQVENRDELGDVTEKQLVVEIMGRHSNMILIDPETQRILDGIVHVNFGTSRHREVLPGRQYVAPPEQDKISPFQETKSGFLAKRKENPSPFEKFLVNTYSGVSPLIGRELAYRVEQNDLADHAERTEPETANGSAPAPHKEWQIFEHFIEPLKQRKYTPTLVLDQSDKPKAFSAIPLAHVPGIVQQWGSISACMEQFYEEKSWRDTLRQKAGDIERILETELEKDRNKIAKFKENIEESSEADKYRIWGELLTASLHQLEKGQTEARVINFYEEDMPEIAIPLDPQLSPQENAQAYFKKYNKVKKSVPILEEQIRQTEDRIVYLESVLQMISTADLSDLEEIREELEQEGILKPTKKPGGHRKKQAAIQPERFRSSDGIDIFVGKNNKQNDYLTMKLAHSADTWLHTKDIPGSHVVIRSKEVPETTLLEAAQLAAYFSKARESSHVPVDYTLIKHVWKPNGAKPGMVLYEAQKTLYVTPDRSILERLKS; encoded by the coding sequence ATGGCGCTGGATGGAATTGTGCTGAGGGCTTTGACCCACGAACTGAACCAAACCATAGTCGGCGGCCGTGTGGACAAAATCTACCAGCCGCTGCCTCGCGACCTTCTGCTGATTGTACGGAACCAGGGCCGAAATTACCGGCTGCTCATCTCCGCAAACCCGGCTTTCCCCCGCATATACCTGACAGAACGGTACAAAGGACAGAACCCGGCCGAACCGCCGATGTTCTGCATGCTGCTTCGAAAGCACTTTGAAGGCGGGCGGATCACCGGCATTCAACAGGTTGACAACGAGCGAATCCTGCGAATTCAAGTGGAGAACCGGGACGAACTCGGTGATGTGACGGAGAAACAACTGGTGGTCGAAATCATGGGCCGCCATTCGAACATGATCCTGATCGACCCCGAGACACAACGAATCCTCGACGGAATCGTTCATGTCAACTTCGGGACAAGCCGCCACCGGGAAGTCCTCCCGGGCCGCCAATACGTGGCACCGCCGGAACAGGACAAAATCTCCCCCTTCCAGGAGACCAAGTCCGGCTTTCTTGCAAAACGTAAGGAGAACCCCAGCCCCTTTGAGAAATTCCTGGTCAACACATACAGCGGCGTATCTCCGTTGATTGGGCGTGAACTTGCTTATCGGGTGGAACAGAACGATCTGGCCGACCACGCTGAACGGACGGAACCCGAAACGGCCAATGGCAGTGCCCCGGCACCCCACAAAGAGTGGCAAATCTTTGAACACTTTATCGAACCGCTGAAACAGCGCAAATACACACCGACTCTGGTCCTTGATCAAAGCGATAAGCCCAAAGCGTTCTCGGCAATCCCACTGGCCCATGTCCCGGGAATCGTACAGCAATGGGGCAGCATCTCCGCTTGCATGGAGCAATTCTACGAGGAGAAATCCTGGCGGGACACCCTGCGCCAGAAAGCGGGCGACATCGAACGGATTCTGGAGACAGAGCTGGAGAAAGATCGGAACAAGATCGCCAAGTTTAAAGAAAACATTGAGGAATCCAGCGAAGCGGACAAGTATAGGATTTGGGGAGAGTTGCTTACCGCCAGCTTGCACCAATTGGAGAAGGGGCAGACGGAAGCGCGGGTGATCAATTTTTACGAAGAGGACATGCCCGAGATTGCAATTCCGCTCGATCCCCAGCTGTCTCCCCAGGAGAACGCCCAAGCCTACTTCAAGAAATACAACAAGGTGAAAAAATCGGTCCCCATCCTTGAGGAACAGATCCGGCAAACAGAAGACCGGATCGTCTACCTGGAAAGCGTGCTGCAGATGATTTCAACGGCAGATCTTTCGGATCTGGAGGAGATCCGGGAGGAACTGGAACAGGAAGGCATTCTCAAGCCGACCAAGAAACCGGGCGGACACAGGAAAAAACAGGCCGCCATCCAACCGGAACGGTTTCGCTCCAGCGATGGCATCGACATCTTCGTGGGCAAAAACAACAAACAGAACGACTATCTCACGATGAAGCTGGCCCATTCTGCCGATACCTGGCTTCACACGAAAGACATTCCGGGCTCCCACGTGGTCATCAGATCGAAGGAAGTACCCGAAACCACCCTGCTGGAAGCGGCCCAACTGGCGGCCTACTTCTCGAAAGCCCGGGAGTCAAGTCATGTTCCCGTAGACTATACCCTCATCAAACATGTATGGAAGCCAAACGGTGCCAAGCCGGGCATGGTGCTGTATGAAGCGCAGAAAACCCTTTATGTGACTCCCGACCGATCCATCCTGGAACGGTTGAAATCTTAG
- a CDS encoding flavoprotein, which translates to MKDKVILVGVSGGIAAYKAAGLCSALVKEGAEVHVIMTESAMKFVTPLTFQSLVKKPVVTDIFTEPDPAEISHIAL; encoded by the coding sequence GTGAAGGACAAAGTGATCCTGGTGGGGGTATCGGGCGGAATCGCTGCCTACAAAGCGGCCGGGCTTTGCTCCGCACTCGTCAAAGAGGGTGCGGAAGTCCATGTGATCATGACCGAATCGGCAATGAAATTTGTGACTCCGCTGACCTTTCAGAGTCTGGTGAAGAAGCCGGTTGTCACAGACATATTCACAGAACCGGATCCGGCAGAAATAAGCCATATTGCGCT
- a CDS encoding YicC/YloC family endoribonuclease, which yields MIRSMTGYGRGESVAEGYRAVAELKAVNHRYAEINVRMSRDLLAFEELVKKLIADKIRRGRIEVYITLERLSGNVPAIAVNQELAVELKATADKLAQELGVESDLTIAQLLQTEGVVTIREADTDPELVERVLADAVSEGVGNLLAMRTREGEQLSTYFLNRLAKLSDLADQVTERAPQVIEDYRERLKKRLQEWIDGQIEIDESRFLTEVALFAERANIDEELVRLKSHIGQFQATLTLADPVGRKLDFLVQEMNREVNTIGSKANDLVLSRLVVEAKSLLEQIREQVQNVE from the coding sequence TTGATCAGAAGCATGACCGGATACGGTCGTGGAGAATCCGTTGCGGAAGGATACCGGGCGGTGGCGGAGCTGAAGGCTGTTAACCACCGGTATGCGGAGATCAATGTCCGCATGTCCCGGGATCTACTGGCGTTTGAGGAACTGGTTAAGAAACTGATAGCCGACAAGATCCGTCGGGGACGGATTGAAGTATACATAACACTTGAGCGGTTATCCGGAAACGTGCCGGCCATTGCGGTGAATCAGGAACTGGCTGTCGAATTGAAGGCAACCGCTGACAAACTGGCGCAAGAATTGGGAGTTGAATCGGATCTGACAATCGCACAACTTCTTCAAACAGAGGGAGTTGTGACAATTCGGGAAGCGGACACTGACCCCGAACTGGTCGAGCGTGTGCTTGCCGATGCGGTTTCGGAAGGTGTTGGAAATCTGCTTGCTATGAGAACCCGAGAGGGGGAGCAGTTGTCGACCTACTTCTTGAACCGCCTTGCCAAGCTTTCTGACCTGGCGGATCAGGTAACGGAACGTGCGCCTCAAGTTATAGAAGATTACAGGGAACGTCTTAAGAAACGATTGCAGGAATGGATTGACGGGCAAATTGAAATAGACGAGTCCCGTTTCCTGACGGAAGTTGCGCTGTTTGCAGAACGTGCCAACATTGATGAAGAGTTGGTGCGGCTGAAAAGCCACATCGGCCAGTTCCAAGCCACCCTGACATTGGCGGACCCAGTCGGCAGGAAACTGGATTTCCTGGTGCAGGAAATGAACCGCGAGGTGAATACCATAGGTTCCAAAGCCAACGATCTGGTGCTTTCCCGACTGGTCGTGGAAGCCAAGAGTCTGCTGGAGCAGATCCGGGAACAGGTGCAGAATGTTGAGTAG
- a CDS encoding ABC transporter permease, translating to MQLFWMFSRQGFLNLSAYRLNFWSEMFALFVQVFVVMTLWRVLYGQAPHIFGSVTLEAMITYAVMGMILDRILTTEIGPHQYLANQIKTGMITNDLLRPVDFPSHMLLRFSGETMARIVFYVIPPTVAAYLLFDLTEPGSIGQFGWFLLSLVFSWLILFFCNFLFGFISFKTMDLVGFFFVYWAMFRFLSGQLIPLWLYPEWMQKIILWLPFQAIFYTPLSIYVGKLGGDAVWQAVLQQAVWSVVLYAIVRLLWTKVHRQLVVQGG from the coding sequence ATGCAGCTCTTCTGGATGTTTAGCCGACAGGGGTTTCTCAATTTGTCCGCTTACCGGCTCAACTTCTGGTCGGAGATGTTTGCCCTGTTCGTTCAGGTCTTTGTTGTTATGACCCTCTGGCGTGTCCTGTACGGGCAAGCGCCGCACATCTTTGGGTCCGTCACACTGGAAGCCATGATTACCTACGCGGTGATGGGGATGATCCTCGACCGGATTCTGACAACCGAGATCGGACCGCACCAGTACCTTGCCAATCAGATCAAGACCGGGATGATCACCAACGACCTGCTGCGTCCGGTGGATTTCCCTTCTCACATGCTGCTTCGCTTCTCGGGCGAAACCATGGCGCGCATCGTGTTTTACGTAATTCCGCCAACCGTTGCCGCCTACCTGCTGTTTGATCTGACGGAACCAGGCAGCATCGGTCAGTTTGGCTGGTTTTTGCTGAGTCTTGTTTTTTCCTGGCTGATCCTGTTCTTCTGCAACTTCCTGTTTGGTTTTATTTCTTTCAAAACCATGGACCTGGTCGGGTTCTTCTTTGTCTACTGGGCCATGTTCCGATTCTTGTCTGGGCAGTTGATCCCCCTCTGGCTGTATCCGGAATGGATGCAGAAGATCATTCTGTGGCTTCCGTTTCAAGCCATTTTCTACACGCCGCTTTCCATCTATGTCGGGAAGCTTGGCGGTGATGCCGTGTGGCAGGCAGTGCTTCAGCAAGCCGTTTGGAGTGTCGTTCTCTATGCCATCGTAAGGCTTTTATGGACAAAAGTTCACCGGCAGCTTGTGGTACAGGGGGGATAA
- a CDS encoding ABC transporter ATP-binding protein, which produces MPIIKVSQLRKEFKRLIPKKGPFASIRNLWNTEYSVHTAVNNISFQVDKGELVGYIGPNGAGKSTSIKMLTGILVPTAGEVRVAGLVPHAQRKEHAQNIGVVFGQKTQLWWDIPAIESFRVLKTMYRIPNETYKRNLDLFRELLDLHEFENTPVRQLSLGQRMRADLAAALLHDPEILFLDEPTIGVDVLAKEKLRTFIREINRERKVTVLLTTHDMTDIEKLCQRVMIIDDGQILYDGSIDKLKNSFGSQRTLVIELEDEFDPVGLDLPYASLVRQEGSRIWLSFDKEQISASQLMLELARTHRIRDLTVEEPEIESVVRQIYEAGLERKKEAQHAALLDV; this is translated from the coding sequence ATGCCAATCATCAAGGTGTCCCAATTACGTAAAGAATTCAAACGGCTGATTCCGAAAAAAGGCCCCTTTGCCTCCATCCGGAACCTGTGGAATACCGAGTATTCCGTTCACACAGCCGTAAACAATATCAGTTTTCAGGTCGACAAAGGGGAGCTGGTGGGCTACATCGGTCCCAACGGGGCCGGCAAGTCCACATCCATCAAGATGCTGACGGGGATTCTCGTCCCCACAGCGGGTGAAGTCCGGGTAGCAGGGCTTGTACCGCATGCCCAACGGAAAGAACATGCCCAAAACATAGGGGTTGTGTTCGGCCAGAAGACGCAGCTCTGGTGGGACATTCCGGCCATCGAAAGCTTCCGGGTGCTCAAGACCATGTACCGGATCCCCAATGAAACCTATAAGCGGAACCTGGATCTGTTCCGGGAACTGCTGGATCTGCACGAATTTGAGAATACGCCTGTCCGGCAGTTGTCCCTGGGGCAGCGGATGCGGGCCGACCTGGCAGCGGCGCTGCTGCATGACCCGGAGATTCTCTTCCTGGACGAACCCACCATCGGCGTTGATGTTCTGGCAAAAGAAAAACTCCGCACCTTTATCCGGGAGATCAATCGGGAGCGGAAAGTCACGGTGCTGCTCACCACCCATGACATGACCGACATCGAAAAGCTCTGCCAGCGGGTCATGATCATCGATGACGGCCAGATTCTCTATGACGGTTCCATAGACAAGTTGAAAAATAGTTTCGGCAGCCAGCGCACCCTGGTGATTGAATTGGAGGACGAGTTTGATCCCGTGGGCCTGGATCTGCCTTACGCCAGCCTTGTGCGGCAGGAAGGGAGCCGCATCTGGCTGTCTTTTGACAAAGAGCAAATCTCTGCCTCCCAGCTCATGCTGGAATTGGCACGCACGCACCGGATTCGGGATCTGACGGTGGAAGAACCGGAAATCGAATCGGTCGTCCGCCAAATCTACGAAGCGGGACTGGAACGGAAGAAGGAGGCGCAGCATGCAGCTCTTCTGGATGTTTAG
- a CDS encoding HesB/YadR/YfhF family protein, which produces MNISITKGAVDWFKQEMDAQPGDSIRFFARYGGCSTVQSGFSLGVAKDTPHAVGISTVVDGMTFYMEDDLWDLNVQDLVVDFDEASGELRFSFE; this is translated from the coding sequence ATGAATATATCAATTACCAAGGGAGCCGTCGATTGGTTCAAGCAGGAAATGGATGCACAACCGGGGGATTCTATAAGATTCTTTGCCCGCTACGGCGGGTGCAGCACCGTACAAAGCGGTTTTTCTCTAGGCGTGGCCAAAGATACCCCGCACGCTGTCGGGATCAGTACCGTGGTAGACGGCATGACCTTCTACATGGAGGACGACCTTTGGGATTTGAATGTTCAGGACCTGGTGGTCGATTTTGATGAGGCATCGGGAGAACTGCGGTTTTCTTTTGAATAA
- the remA gene encoding extracellular matrix/biofilm regulator RemA — translation MSIKLINIGFGNIVSANRIISIVSPESAPIKRIIQEARDRGMLIDATYGRRTRAVIITDSDHIILSAVQPETVAHRLVAKDNTQDDEE, via the coding sequence GTGAGCATCAAATTGATCAACATCGGGTTTGGCAATATCGTGTCAGCAAACCGAATCATCTCCATCGTGTCGCCTGAGTCGGCACCCATCAAGCGTATTATCCAGGAAGCACGGGATCGCGGAATGCTGATTGACGCTACATACGGAAGAAGAACACGCGCGGTCATTATCACGGACAGTGACCATATCATACTGTCTGCCGTTCAGCCGGAGACGGTTGCCCACCGCCTGGTAGCCAAAGACAACACACAAGACGACGAAGAATAG
- a CDS encoding aminopeptidase, with protein sequence MNSLEQNLEKYAELIVKTGVNIQEGQTLVINAPLPSLELVRKIAKKAYEAGAKNVHVEWSDDELTKIKYQLAPDEAFNEFPMWKAQGYEEMTLHGAAFLSIYAPNPDLLKDVDPKRVATASKTSAAALHKYRSYLMADKTPWSIIAVPTSEWAQKIFPDLLQEEAAAKLWDTIFYVTRVDQEDPVQAWREHNVRLAQTKDYLNKKQYKSLIFEATGTNLTIELPENHYWQGGSTVSEKGIRFNPNIPTEEVFTMPHKDGVNGIVRSTKPLNYGGKIIDQFSLTFKDGKVVDFNAETGYETLEHLLEMDEGAKRLGEVALVPYHSPISLTNLIFFNTLYDENAASHLALGEAYPFNLQGGTEMSKEVLTSRGANSSLVHVDFMIGSPDMNIDGVTKDGKREPIFRNGDWAIGTLR encoded by the coding sequence ATGAATTCATTGGAACAGAATCTGGAGAAATATGCTGAACTCATTGTCAAAACAGGAGTCAATATCCAAGAAGGGCAGACCCTGGTCATTAACGCGCCGCTTCCTTCTTTGGAACTCGTTCGCAAGATCGCAAAGAAAGCATACGAAGCCGGGGCCAAGAACGTTCACGTAGAATGGTCGGACGATGAGTTGACGAAAATCAAGTATCAACTCGCCCCTGATGAAGCGTTCAACGAGTTCCCGATGTGGAAAGCGCAAGGATATGAAGAGATGACGCTGCACGGGGCTGCTTTCCTGTCGATCTACGCCCCGAACCCGGATCTGCTTAAAGATGTTGACCCGAAGAGAGTTGCAACAGCCAGCAAGACAAGCGCAGCCGCTCTTCATAAGTATAGGAGTTACCTGATGGCGGACAAAACCCCTTGGTCCATTATTGCCGTCCCAACCTCCGAGTGGGCACAGAAAATTTTTCCCGATCTCTTGCAAGAAGAGGCCGCAGCAAAACTCTGGGACACCATCTTCTATGTCACCCGGGTCGATCAGGAAGACCCTGTCCAGGCATGGCGGGAACATAACGTCCGGTTGGCGCAAACGAAAGACTATTTGAACAAGAAACAATACAAGAGTCTTATCTTTGAAGCAACTGGCACAAACCTGACGATCGAGCTGCCGGAAAACCATTATTGGCAGGGCGGTTCCACCGTCAGTGAGAAAGGCATCCGGTTCAATCCCAACATCCCGACCGAAGAAGTGTTCACCATGCCCCATAAAGATGGTGTAAACGGGATTGTCCGAAGTACCAAGCCGCTCAATTACGGAGGGAAAATCATCGACCAGTTCTCACTCACCTTTAAGGATGGAAAAGTCGTTGATTTCAATGCGGAAACCGGCTATGAAACACTGGAACATTTGCTGGAGATGGATGAAGGAGCCAAGCGGTTGGGGGAGGTTGCCCTTGTTCCGTACCATTCTCCCATCTCGTTGACCAATTTGATTTTTTTCAACACTTTGTACGACGAGAATGCAGCAAGCCATCTGGCGCTGGGGGAAGCCTATCCGTTTAACTTGCAAGGCGGGACGGAGATGTCGAAAGAAGTACTTACGAGCCGGGGTGCAAACTCCAGTCTGGTTCATGTAGACTTCATGATTGGCTCTCCGGATATGAACATTGACGGGGTTACGAAAGACGGGAAGCGGGAGCCGATCTTCAGAAACGGGGATTGGGCGATTGGGACGTTGAGGTAG